A window of Daucus carota subsp. sativus chromosome 2, DH1 v3.0, whole genome shotgun sequence genomic DNA:
ttaattctaaatatgcaaatattataaaatttaattctaaatatgtaagtattatataattaaaaagattCTTTGTATCCATTAATTATTTAGTTTAATCATTCTTGATAATTATAAACACTAAATCAACTCATACTCAACTATAAAACTACTTATTACCCATACTCAACTATAAAACTACTTATTACCCTGGTTGATTTATAACAAACAAACATTTCTTTAATTAATATAGTTCTAAGCGTACGATTTTTCTACCAATTATGATGACGTGTTTGATTCCAAAGCGGTGAGTTGGTATCCGATTACGCCACGTGAAGATCAATTCTTCATCAAGTTACCGTGTTATGACTTCGTGTGGAGTGGGAATGACAATGATCGTATACGATCGATTGTTAGTCGGATCATGCTTAACAATCCCCGTCGCGCCATTCCTCCAAATAAGATTGTCGAGTTTCAAGAAGCTTTTAGTCTTTCGACAAGTTGCGATCTTTCCAATACATAAAACTTCATGATTATggttatgtgattatttatggattcacagtatatattattatagtgTGGCTCATAATTTTCATGATTAAGTATAACGGTGTGGTGTGCTTGAATCTATTAGTGTATGTGTTGTTTTGTATCCTATTTTGTCATTTCTTGATCTATTTTGCCTGATTCGGAGGAGATTGGGTATatgtaatcatttttatatcaCATGATTAGTTACATTTTTGAGTTTTGGATTCGCATTTTCGATTTTTAGTTTTCGCTAGTGTCCATGATGAATGTTTGCGTTTTTCCGGTTCTTGCACGGTGACGGTGGAGGTAATGTAATGGCGCTTAATTAGCGCGTGTTTTGATATTAGATTTTTCTGATTGACTTATTTTGTTGCatgattttagtttagatttgaaaatttggaatttatttgattttaatagtagtaaatgtaggtcttaattttagtttttgtgaATGGCAAGTTgactcttttaatttatttggttttaaaatttgaattttctcttctactttaatttgaacttttatgtagtaattagaagattaattaaaagattcaaattttgaatcttaTAAATGAATGCATTTAAATCTATTTGTACTATTTATgggttatttgaattttgaatcttgtAAATGAATGCATTTAAATCTATATACCATTTTGGTGGCCGAGGGTGACGACGGCGACGGTAGTTCCGGGATCAGCATGCGATCCGGTTTCAAAAAGGAAGGCGTTTCACTGTGCCTTAAtgaaggcgttaattgtgcctcttaaTTGAGGGTGTAATTTGTGCTCCATAATTGATGGAGTTAaatgtgccttatttgaggTGTTAATTGGCCTTAATTGAggacgttaattgtgtcttaattaagggcgttaatattttattaattgtaccttaattaagagcttaattgtctcaattatgagttatcataattgtggGATTTTTTGATCAGCTCATGCAATATACacgtgattttaatattaattaattattggatatattatcttttatttttataatatatataatgtgttatATTTGTCGACTTACATTATTCTtgtttcctttcttttattctcaggattcttggaagaagacgggtttttcttttcggacattaaagttttattgtctaaatttccccggtcatcttgcatgtccgacggttagataataagctttcttgaatgaaagaattatcacggtgaactgCTGATTCATattgttgagattcattctcattttcaaaaaaaaaaaaaaaaaaaagttctaaGCGTACGAATATTTTAGTGACAAATTAATttgatcaaaaaatattttgtcaggaatattaattaataatatctttatctcatatttaattattatgattttgaatatataataaaaatagtaattaattatatctttattttatatcaAATCAATAAAGTAATAATTAATCGATCAAATACGTGATTTTAGAATACGGCATGTACAGTATAAACTGTATAAGCATAGCGTATACGTATCATTGAAACAGATAACGTACGTAACACCTAAAGTGTACTCGGGTCGGGTCGAAATCAAGAACAACACTTCCACTGGATTGTAAATTCCAAACTCCATCCCATAATAAGCTCACAACCTTAAATTCAAAAATCTAACTATCCTCAATTTCGGACCAGGACAATATTGGTCGGAGAAACAACATTAACGGCCACATTGGAACATATACATACGGCCTGAATTCTATTATACAAGGTATATACAGTGCAGTGGGACAAAACAGAGAGGCTCTTGTTCAGGTTTGTTTGTACAAGTATGTTGATATGATTCATGGGTTTACTTAATCTTGATATTATATTGGTGGGTTTTGTTTCTTGTTAGATTCTTGAGTGTTCTTGTGAGTATTTATGAATTATATGGGGACTAAGAAAGACTAAGACAAGTTTCTTAGCCCCCTATGGATGGTTTTTCAAGGGGGTAAGAATTAGAAGTTGGAAATAATGAGTATCTCGTTGCGTAATTCGATTCTTGGGGTTCCGGTTCAATGTTATGGAAATGGGAGAAACGGTGGTGGGAATTTAGTTGGGGTTGGAGTAGGGAGAAGGGGTTCTCGTAAATGTGTTATTCGTGCTAAGAGTAATGATTGGGTTTCGAATGGGGTTAAGTTTACGCATTTTTGTGGGAGGAATGTGGAGTTGTTGTGGAAGAATATTGGGTTGAGAAGTGGGATGATGGTGAATTGTGTGAAAGATCCTTTTGTGAAAAGTAAGACTTTGGTAAGGACGAGGTTGGCTCCGGTGTGGGAAGAGGGTTTGTTGATAGTCAGGTGTTCTGTCTTCTGCGCGGTCATCTCTGGGGTGTGTTTGTTGTTATGGTATGGGCAGGTGAAGGCTAAGAGTTTTGTGGAAACCAAGCTGTTGCCTTCTGTTTGTGAAGCACTGAGTGAACATATTCAGCGGGACCTTAATTTTGGGAAAGTTCGAAGAATTTCACCTTTGAGCATTACGTTAGAGTCATGCTCTTTTGGGCCTCATGTGGAGGAATTTTCTTGTGGTGAGGTTCCTACCATAAAGCTACGTGTTCTTCCTTTTGCAAGTTTACGAAGGGGGAAGATTGTTGTTGATGCAGTTTTGCATAATCCCAATTTGTTAGTCGTGCAAAAGAAGAACTATACTTGGTTGGGTATTCCTTTCACTGATGGACTTGTACCGAGGCACTTGTCAACTGAAGAAGGCATTGATCATCGTACAAAGACCAGGAGGATTGCTAGAGAGGATGCATTTGCTCGCATGGTCCAAGAGAGAGATAATGCAGCTATAGAGGCTGCAAAGATGGGGTATATATTTTCTGATGGAGGTGCAAGTTCGTCTGAGTTCGGTACCACAAAAGCATTTGCTAGCAATCCAACAGGATTAACAACTTCTGAACCTATTTTTTGCATGGATGAGAAATTGCACTGGCGAGATCATCACTGCATGGATGCAGGTGTGGAGTATGATATGAAGCATGCCGACCTAGAAAAATCGTTTGGAGTAAATACTCCTGGATCAGGAATTAAATTTTGGCCTAAATTAATACCTGGCCCTATTAAGCGTAAGTTCAAGAGAAGGACTAATGGGCGAGATATCTCTGCAGCTGGTATTTCAGCGAAAACGCGAATTCTCGAGCGTAGTGCGTCAGCAGCACGTGCATACTTTTTGGAAATATCACAAGGCGGAGACCCTAATCACATGTCTAGAGGTAATCATGTTATGAATCTTGAAGAGGTTCTTTTGAATTCCAAGGATGATAATAGTGGTGCCAGtacttttattttgaataactCGGATGATATGGCTGCTCTGGACCAGTCTACAAGACTAAATACTGGAGGAAACAGAAATAAcgagaataaaataattgaagTTGACGAAATTTATTTGACTGGTAAGGAAACCTTAAACCAGGATAGCAATATGGGGAATGTAATTGCAAGTACAGAAAATTTGGGAAACCATATTCTTTCTGAAGTTATTAATCCATCTGTTTCAACTCAAGAAAGAGCAATTGGAGGTAAAAGCTCCTTATCTGTGGGAGATGCTGCAAGTGTGATGAAAACAAAATCTTGtgatataaataaagatattcaGGGAGATTCTTTAGTAAATGAGCACATGGATAGCAAAGATAAGTTAAGTGTACAGAGTGGTCAGGTGCTGGAGTATGAAGAAAGCAACTCGGAAGATCAAGGAGTCCCTACATCCCAGATATCAAAATCCCTGAACCCCGATCCTTTACCTGCAGTACAACATTCAGATTACGTTCGGCCTTGGAGCGTGGAATCAGGTTTAAATACTTTCAGCAGTGGAATTGGAGAAGCGTGGTCCTTAGTAATTACTCGTCCCTTCCAACGTCTTAAATCAGAGTTCAGCCCGAAAGTTAAGGATATCGTTGCAGAACTTGTTGAAAAGGTTGACGAAGGGGAAACCTTAAGTATCGAAAAAATGCTTCCAATAACTTTGGATTCTGTTCATTTtaaagatggtgtgttaatgctACTTGCTTATGGTGACAACGAGCCCAGGTGAGCCACATTTTTTTTCTGAAGAAATTTATCTGTTTCCTGTATTGCATTGTATGTCACTGGTCAATATACCATAAGATAGGCTCATAGCATTTACCCTCTATTGTTGGATATGTACGGAGGCATGTTAGTCTTGCATCTACCTGCTAACtttggaatttgaatttgagaCTATAGTAAATTAGAATGTTGGCAACCTATGTTGACGTTTACTTGCTTTTTGACTGGACTTGCACTTGCTTCTatactacacacacacacacgagctccattattaatttaaagtagTTTAGCTATATATTGCTTGTTTACTTCTATTTCATTTCTTATGAGTTATGATACTATCAAAATATTCAGTACAGGATCTTGTGGAGTCATCTTTTTTTCCTTATACATTGTATTATTTCTTAGTGCACTGTATTATTAGTCTCAAAATTCTCATAGGCCAACGAACAATCACAGAGCCAGGATACGTCTCTAGACTGTAGTGCAGTGACTGCAGTCAACTCACCAGTTAAAAACAGATAACACATGCACTAGATGTATATTTGAAGCACATACAACTTCAACACTTTTTTAATGACAAAATTTGGTTTCTTATACTTATTTGCAGTACTTCCATTtatgtaattttaatattacaacATATATGTGATCCAGGGTTTTTCAGCCACTAATAATGAATTTACCCACAATGTTTTTGGTTATAAAGACGCAAATTACGGAGAATTAGGAGTGGCCAAATGCTGGCAAAGCCTAGTGCTAGATGAGGTCTAAAGTTTGATTTTCGTGCCTTCTTAACACCCTTTCTGTGCACTTAAAACCTAGTACATCTCGTAGGTTCAGAACTAAATGCACATTGGTCTGATGATTTACATTGTGGATGCCTAAATGACAGTGGTTTTTAGTGCATCGCTCAATTATATCATTGCAAACAATTACTTTGGTTTTAGAGGTAGATGCGAAGACaattaattgtttattattCCTTGTCCGCCATCTAAAATCTAGTAGACAGCTACAAGGATAAGCTGGAGTAGtcttttttataatacaaaacttAGATTAGTATTCCTTGTATAAGTAATCATATTAGTTAGTATTCTTACTTTCTTTGTAGGGAGATGGAGAATGCAAGTGGACACATAAAATTTCAGAATGACTATGATCGTGTGCATGTACAGCTGAGTGGCAGTTGCAAGATGTGGAGATCAGATGCGACATCTGAAGACGGTGGCTGGTTGTCTACAGATGTTTTTGTCGATGTCAATGAGCAGAAATGGCATGCAAATTTGAAAGTTTTGAACCTCTTCGTTCCTGTAAGGCCGATGTGAATTAAAATCTTGTGTTATATTGGACGAAACTTGTATACTGTTGACGGCATATTTTTTTCCTTTCCATCCTACTTTTTCGCAAGTCTGCAAGGGACCTGCTTTGCGCAACAtgttctaaaattttaatattttctgtgCAGCTGTTTGAGAGGATACTAGAAATCCCAATTACCTGGTCTAAAGGAAGAGCTAGCGGTGAGGTGCTTCTCTAATTTCACTTTGTTATTGTAAAGATTCTCATATTAGCTCAAAACTTTTAATCCTCTGTTTTGCAAAGTTTTTACCACTAACAAGACGAAAAATTTCAGACTGCTCTTTCCCTGTATAATCTGTGGTTGTGTACTTCCACTCCTCTCAGGTGTCACCAAAAGTGTTCTTATTGATTTGACAGGCAATTATAAATTACCCTTATATTAAATAATGCTGCGCTAATTAGATTAAACATAGGTACTTCTGAGTATTTATGTAATTATGCTAATAGTACCAGCCCTTAAAGAGGCATTCTATAGGGTTAGGCTTTTCTATGCACTCGTACATTGCTTATTAATAtgatcatcaacatatattatgAGTGCTTTCTTGAAGCAAAAAAGGCTTTTATTGTGAAGAGATTAACCTATGTTAGATCATGATACCATGATTGGTCTCCTTTTGACATTTGTTTGATGTCACTTGCTATTTAAATTCTGTCATCCATGTTAAAtctacaaaataataaaaagttgTTTAGATCAATAGCTCAGATTAAATTAATTACTAATGATGATAAGATGTTGGTTATACAGGGTTCTTTCTTCGTAGTTTTTGCTGTAAAATACTGTTGTTACTTACATTCTTCTGAAAAGATCAATTAGAGTATACAGTGTAATAATTGAACACGGAGGATTTATTTATCTTCAGTTACTAAGATTATTTAACTTTTCTGCACTCAGAGGTACGAGTTCACTTTCTCTGCAGAACTCTTAGTTCATTGGAATTTGACAAAATTTGCTCGGCTGTTATTCCCAGCATTCCTATGAATAGTTTTCTATATCCTTTTAACTGCTACATATTTTCTCTTAACAGGTCCATATTTGCATGTCAAGTGGAGAAGTCTTTCCTAATCTTCACGGGCAGCTTGATGTGACAGGCTTGGCCTTTCAAATCTTTGATGCTCCGTCAGAATTTCTTGTATGCCCTAGTTTCACTGATGTTGCTTTCTCTTCATCATGCTTTAGCTTTTCTATATTTATGGTGTCAAGAATAGTAATGTGTTAATGATTTATATCATTATTACGTAGGGTAATGATAGCACAGTTtttatttataacttataagctgCATAGGGATTTATCCAAAAACTGGTCTGTTGTCGTACTACCAACGATCAAGGGTTCAAATCTTTCCACATTATACTAGATTATAATATATCCTATATAATGAGGATAAGAGAGATCTTATCCACACTTGACCCTACACAGTACTACCGACGCTAATAGTTTGATTTTTGGTaactaaaaaaagaaaaaaagataaAGTTTATTTCCTTCGTGTATTTACATATGCAAATTTAAAGTGAACATCAAATAACAATTTGAACTGCATGACTTACTGTTCATCAATTTGAAAATTCTCTATTCTTTCATTTACTCAATACTGTTAGtgttttatgacttctaagggAGAGATAAAGAATCGATGTGGAAGAAGTTGAgtttatataatgtatatatctgtgtgtttTTCTTCACTTTAAAAAGTATAgcacataaaattaaaaagaatatatttgCTCATGCATTGCACTGGTCGAAAGctagaatatttgattttttatattaatgtatTCAAATAATATCTAATCCTGCATCTCACATACTATATAAGTGAAGGGAGTACAATTTGTTACTTTGATGCTTGTTAGGTGAAAAAATGAATGCAATTCTATGACAGAAGGTTGCAAGTTTATTCAATTTGTTTTATCTGATGCATTCTTTACATGTCTAGGTAGTGAGTCATGTTAGTAGTTCTATGTTTGCTAGGTTTTGAATTAGTTTAATATATGTAGCTGTAATGCTCGTGGGTTCTTTGCATGTATCTATGTGCTCCTACTGTTCATGGAAATTATTATTATGCAGAATAGTGTTCTGATGGTGCTCAAAGCAGATCACCCTGAAATATGCACCTAGCTTGTTAGTATCACTAGTTTCTCTAAGAATTATTCTAAAAGCTCAATTCTACATTAATATTTTCATGCGGCAAACAATTAACTTTCAAGCAGAGGCAGCACCGGCAGCTAATTTGACACTCTAATGTTAAATCCGAGGAATTTTTAGGAGTGTTCTTAAAGAATAGATAATCAGGAGTTTGTTGATATTTAATATGGCAGTTAAGACATCACTAATTGCTATTcagaagtttttatattatgttaatCAACTCATTTTTCGTTCACGTGCCCCACAGAGAAGCATTCCGTTAACATCATGAAGGAGCATCTCTAAGatttatataactatatatttatatgtgcatATCTGTACAACTGTGTAATCTTAGTCGTTAAGTGAACATTGGACATGTTCCTTTTGCAGGATATTACAGCAAGCTTGTGCTTCCGTGCTCAAAGAATATTTCTACAAAATGCTAGTGGTTGGTTTGGTAGTGTACCTTTGGAAGCTTCTGGAGACTTTGGCATTGAGCCTGAGGAAGGAGAATTTCACCTTATGTTTCAGGTGAATGTGCTTATGCTATGAGCTATGTGGCTTTTAAAGGGCAATTTGAAGCTTTAAACTAATGGATTCCAGTTTGTTGGATGTGGTCTGGGTCGAATGTTTGACATACACTTTATGATTTTGGTAGTCAGGTCCCTCcttttgctaattttttttcttctattcAGGTCCCTTCTGTTGAAGTTAATGCCCTGATGAAGACTTTTAAAATGAAGCCTTTCTTGTTCCCAGTATGTGCATCAGTTCTTTCTTTAGTTGAATTTGTTGAGATTAACAATCTACCAGAAACCTATAATTCAATCTTATTCATTTTGTTTTGTGAgtttatgtacatgtttttaaACCATTTTTTCTCACTTTTGTTTCTTCATTCGGTGTAGTTGGCTGGTTCTGTAACAGCTGTATTCAATTGCCAAGGTCCCTTGGATGCTCCGACATTTGTAGGAAGTGGATTAGTTTCGAGGAAGATAACAAGTGCAGTTTCTGATATTCCTGCATCAGCTGCCTATGAGACAATGATGAAGAATAAAGAGGCTGGTGCAGTGGCAGCAGTTGATCGAGTTCCATTTTCCTATATATCTGCAAATTTCACTTTCAACACTGATAACTGTGTAAGTTGTATTCCCTAATTTTGAAAAGCCTGGGTGAAGTGCAAGTTAAAATTCTTAGTTTAAATTCAGCAAAGTGTCCATGAATGTGATAGGTTGCTGATTTGTATGGAATTAGAGCTAGCCTCGTTGACGGTGGTGAAATTCGTGGAGCAGGAAATGCATGGATCTGTCCTGAGgtatataaaaaattgtattttggtGTTGAAGATATATTAAACTACATAAGAGTGCCTGCAGCAACCCAAGGGCTGTCCAGCATGGCAAGGAAAAAAACTAACCTTTAACAATGGACCAAAATTCGTGGCCAACTACATTACTTTAAAAAGgacttatatatatcatcaCCTTAAGAAGTACTGCTGCCTAATTTCCACTTGCATTAACATAATTATGTTGCTTTATTATAGTTAAGTGTGTCCCAATTTTTTGGAAAGCAACTAATGGGCGCACATGCATGAATTTTGTTTCAATagattcactttttttttttttttttaaatttagattatctGCATGTGTTTGCAGTTTCTACTAAAACATGCACATATTACTTGTGTGCTCCCTCAAAACCTATGTCACCCGGACTCTCCATTTTTGTGCCTATACCCGTGTCCACCggacatgacatgggtgtgggtATGGGATCTGTGTCGGATCCTTCTTATTACAACCGGACACCTCACCTTGTAACATCCCAGGTCAAAATGAAAACTTAGGTCTTGTTTCAACTTGTTTATAGAGATCAAGATCAATGAATGACTTGTTTCTACGTTGTTctattgattttatgcttcaattTTCAGCGTATGTGATTTATGTGATTTATGTGCAGTAGACACTATTTTTATGAATGTACCATAAATGAGGCTATATAAAGTTTGACTTGTGTGGAGCTTAAGCGCCAAGTCCCCGTACCCGAGTCTAATTCCGGATCCACGTCCACGAATCCTAATTATCCTAAAACTACGAATCTGACTCTTGGATCTGTACCCGTGTCCGATACCCATACCCGTGTCCGGGTAACTTAGCTCAAAACTACTTTTTCTTTTTGACTTGCAACTTTGTACTTTACAACTCAAATTCATACTATTGGTACTATATTAACAATAGTACCAATAGTATCCAGCaatcttttgttttaaaattaacctGCGGTTCAAATATTTTGGTGTATGTCGGAAGTCTTACCaagtaatcaaattttaaaatttaattgttaATGCTATTCACAAAATGTTAATGTTAATAGTTCTCATGTTGGGCTCTTTCTTATTGCAGGGTGAAGAAGATGATACAGCAATGGATGTGAACTTTTCGGGGAACCTATCTTTCGATAAGATCATGCATCGATATCTACCCGCTTCGCTTCAGCTGATGCCACTTAAATTAGGGGACCTAAATGGGGACACGAAGCTTTCTGGATCGTTGCTGAGGCCGTAAGTCCCAATCCTTACTCCTGATGATTGGATTTGTGTTTATGTCTGCTCCTCTATTTAGTTTCATATATTATCGACTTATAAACTAATTGCAGAAGGTTTGACATTAAGTGGACAGCACCTAAAGCTGAAGGATCATTCAGTGATGCTCGAGGAGATATCATTATTTCACATGATCACATTATTGTTAGTTCTTCATCTGTGGCTTTCGAACTTTACACAAAGATCCTTACAGACTATCTTGATGAGTACGTCCCAGATAAGATAGAGCCAGACATGAGAAATGGCATGCCCTTAATAGTGGAAGGAGTGGAATTGGATTTACGGATGCGTGGTTTCGAGTTTTTCAGCTTGGTTTCTTCACATGCTTTTGATTCTTTACGGCCAGTACATCTGAAAGCTACAGGAAGAATCAAGTTTCAAGGAAAAGTTGTCAAACCATTAAGCATCAGTAATGAGCAAGTGTTGACTTCTAAGGAAAATGAAGATTTTTCTACGAAAGTTATACAAGATGCACACAGTCTTGTTGGTGACGTTTCAGTCTCTGGCCTTAAACTGAATCAATTGATGATTGCACCTCAGTTGGGTGGAATCTTGAGCATTTCACATGAGGGTATCAAGGTTCGGCTTATTCTGTTATCCTCATCTTAATATTATTCTTTGTAGTTTTTTTGTGATTTAGTCTAGGCAGAGAGTAACATCATGCGGTATACAGCTtatgaatattatgtttactCCTCTAAAGCCACCAATATTATGTTGTTTTGGCCCTTGTTAACACTATTCAATCATTATAACTTTCTAGAGCATGAAAAGAATATGAGGCCATATGCTTTTACATGTGATCTGATTGTGCGTGCTACTACCTTTTCAGTAGAGATGTTCAAAGATAGTGGTTAGCGTAGGACCACCCTGTCAGGTTTAAGTGTGACACTTGTCGAGATCAGTTATCATCGGAGTTAAAGCATACAAACCATGGTAGTCATGACTAATGCCTTCTAGTGGGATGTTGACTTGGGGAACAGCCAGGTATTATGTTGGTCATATAAAAGCCTGGCCTGCACCAGTCCTATATAAGCCTGCACTATATTTCCTCTCCCACCTGTAGCTGCATTCAATCTTGTCATTCATTTTGTTGATGTTGTATTGATTTTAGCTTCGTTCTTTATCACTTCAACTAGCTACTTCTTCCAATAGTGTGAGAATTACTTGAATTAGGGAGTAGGGATAACACCCATTTTGGAGACTGTTAATATGTTACTGTTGTAGTATGACAGGGAATATCACATCAGTTACAATTCTAGCTTGTCATTTCTCAGATGCAAGTAGCAGTGCTGTTgacaattataaataatatgaagcGTTATAGTGACACAATATTGGGATCTACCTCAAAGAAAATACATCTTAGAGTGAACAAGTTCAGAATATAAGATCTGTATCTGAAAAAACACTGGGACTATTTACATCTTAAGTTTGTGTGGCTGCACTTCTAACGGAGGTTTAATGTTAGATCGTGTAGTGAGTTTACATTTTGTTTCAATAATATATGTCTATTTTAGAGCAACAattgataattataaaatctgtTGATGCAGTTGGATGCTATAGGCAGACCAGATGAAAGTCTTTTAGTTGAGGTCGTAAGACCATCACAACCTATTGCTGAGGAAAGCATTATTGGCAACATGTTGTCCTTTTCTCTTCAGAAGGGGCATCTAAGAGCTAACGTTTGCTACAGACCACTGCATTCTGCTAGCTTGGAGGTGCTTGCATTGTCATCCCAACCTAAaggaatattttctttttttcttatcTTGATTACAATCTTCATCACTTTTTGCAACTCAAATAGGTACGCAATTTGCCACTTGATGAATTGGAGCTGGCTTCACTCCGGGGTACGATACAGAGGGTGAGATGTCTTACTTAAAACAATTCTACTACGAAGAGATATATGCAAGCATGTGTTAGGAGATCATCTTAGTCTTTATCTACGGTGGTTTTTCATAAAACTTCCATGAAGCTGAATAAGATAAGGTAGAATTCAACAAgtaattttgtttaattatctATTATGACTTGAATGGtatgaatttcaaatttaattatataatattttgagttataattgaattttattatactaGCAAATATATTGCTAAATATAATATTGCTAAAGTGTATTTGGTAAATAgcaaatataatttaacaatttcgaatcatattttatattaaacaataTATTATTTGCAGAAGTATTTGTGTGTTTAGAATTATCTTTATCTAAATTCAATAGTTGTTTATGTAAAATTAGTTGTGTGTTTGTAGTTGTTAAGAACAATCTCACTAATCAATTAACTAAATTTATAACCGGAGGGTTATGAAATTGTCTTAGAGTTGGAGTCTGTGATTGTAGTTGTGAAGGACAATCCAACCAATTACTTTAATTAATTAGCTATCCTTCTGTGTAAGAAATTGTCTTGGAGTTAGAGTGTGTGTTTGTAGTTGTTAAGGACAAtctcattaattaattaattaattaattttataactgGAGGGGTAAGCAATTCTCTTAGAGTTGGAGTGTGTTGTAGTTGTTAAGGACAATCCAACcaattaattaactaaaattaaatagtgttttattaattatggacattgtgataaccaaagtgctatacGACCAATTATACTCCATTCCAGttataatagtatagtatagatatattgAGTTACTCTCTCTATCcaatcatttctttacactttcctatTAGAATGTTTAAGACAAAACTATCCTATTAGAATGTGTGACCATCCGACTGATTTTGTTATAACTGATCTTGCATTACGTAGACTTGCTAAACCTCTTTCCAATCTGCTTCAGGCGGAACTTCAACTTAACTTCCAGAAAAGAAGGGGTCATGGTGTTCTATCTGTACTTAAACCAAAATTCAGTGGCGTATTAGGGGAAGCTCTAGATGTGGCCGCTAGATGGAGTGGGGATGTGGTAAGTATCCTCTGATATTATTAAACTATCAGCTGTATCTGCCC
This region includes:
- the LOC108208816 gene encoding protein TIC236, chloroplastic; this encodes MSISLRNSILGVPVQCYGNGRNGGGNLVGVGVGRRGSRKCVIRAKSNDWVSNGVKFTHFCGRNVELLWKNIGLRSGMMVNCVKDPFVKSKTLVRTRLAPVWEEGLLIVRCSVFCAVISGVCLLLWYGQVKAKSFVETKLLPSVCEALSEHIQRDLNFGKVRRISPLSITLESCSFGPHVEEFSCGEVPTIKLRVLPFASLRRGKIVVDAVLHNPNLLVVQKKNYTWLGIPFTDGLVPRHLSTEEGIDHRTKTRRIAREDAFARMVQERDNAAIEAAKMGYIFSDGGASSSEFGTTKAFASNPTGLTTSEPIFCMDEKLHWRDHHCMDAGVEYDMKHADLEKSFGVNTPGSGIKFWPKLIPGPIKRKFKRRTNGRDISAAGISAKTRILERSASAARAYFLEISQGGDPNHMSRGNHVMNLEEVLLNSKDDNSGASTFILNNSDDMAALDQSTRLNTGGNRNNENKIIEVDEIYLTGKETLNQDSNMGNVIASTENLGNHILSEVINPSVSTQERAIGGKSSLSVGDAASVMKTKSCDINKDIQGDSLVNEHMDSKDKLSVQSGQVLEYEESNSEDQGVPTSQISKSLNPDPLPAVQHSDYVRPWSVESGLNTFSSGIGEAWSLVITRPFQRLKSEFSPKVKDIVAELVEKVDEGETLSIEKMLPITLDSVHFKDGVLMLLAYGDNEPREMENASGHIKFQNDYDRVHVQLSGSCKMWRSDATSEDGGWLSTDVFVDVNEQKWHANLKVLNLFVPLFERILEIPITWSKGRASGEVHICMSSGEVFPNLHGQLDVTGLAFQIFDAPSEFLDITASLCFRAQRIFLQNASGWFGSVPLEASGDFGIEPEEGEFHLMFQVPSVEVNALMKTFKMKPFLFPLAGSVTAVFNCQGPLDAPTFVGSGLVSRKITSAVSDIPASAAYETMMKNKEAGAVAAVDRVPFSYISANFTFNTDNCVADLYGIRASLVDGGEIRGAGNAWICPEGEEDDTAMDVNFSGNLSFDKIMHRYLPASLQLMPLKLGDLNGDTKLSGSLLRPRFDIKWTAPKAEGSFSDARGDIIISHDHIIVSSSSVAFELYTKILTDYLDEYVPDKIEPDMRNGMPLIVEGVELDLRMRGFEFFSLVSSHAFDSLRPVHLKATGRIKFQGKVVKPLSISNEQVLTSKENEDFSTKVIQDAHSLVGDVSVSGLKLNQLMIAPQLGGILSISHEGIKLDAIGRPDESLLVEVVRPSQPIAEESIIGNMLSFSLQKGHLRANVCYRPLHSASLEVRNLPLDELELASLRGTIQRAELQLNFQKRRGHGVLSVLKPKFSGVLGEALDVAARWSGDVITVEKAALEQSNSQYEIQGEYVLPGTRDRIPAGVEKGSLLRRAMAGKLGSVISSMGRWRMRLEVPRAEIAEMLPLARLLSRSTDPAVQYRSKDLFMQTLQSVGVYAENLQNLLEEFRAHFTLQNEVILEELSLPALAELKGRWRGCLDASGGGNGDTMAEFDFQGEEWEWGTYKTQRVLAAGLYSNDDGLRLEKMFVQKDNATIHADGTLLGPITNLHFAVLNFPVSLVPTVVQVIESSATDAVHPLRQLLAPIKGILHMEGDLRGSLAKPECDVQVRLLDGAMGGIDLGRAEIVASLTSTSRFLFNAKFEPIIQNGHVHVQGSIPVTLVQGNVLEEDKIERDNNEATWVPGWAKEKGKGSADEVGDKKASRDRTEEGWDTQLAEGLKGLNWNVLDAGEVRVDADIKDGGMMLLTALSPYANWLNGNAEVMLQVRGTVEQPVLDGSASFHRATVSSPVLRKPLTNFGGLLRMDSNRLCINSLESRVSRKGKLSLKGNLPLRNTEASLGDKIDLKCEDLEVRAKNILSGQVDTQLQITGSIMQPNISGKIKLSRGEAYLPHDKGGGAAQINRDVSNQSNFPSGYNQVVASKYVSRFLNLKPAASSAPFNQLSDKEAEVEKEMGHVSSKPKIDIRLNDLKLVLGPELRIVYPLILNFAVSGELELNGLAHPEWIKPRGILTFENGDVNLVATQVRLKREHLNIAKFEPENGLNPMLDLALVGSEWQFRIQSRASKWQDSLVVTSTRSVEQDVLSPTEAARVFESQLAESILEGDGQLAFKKLATATLETLMPRIEGKGEFGQARWRLVYAPQIPSLLSVDPTIDPLKSLANNISFGTEVEVQLGKRLQASIVRQMKDSEMAMQWTLIYKLTSRLRVLLQSAPYKRLLFEYSTTSQD